A stretch of DNA from Sugiyamaella lignohabitans strain CBS 10342 chromosome B, complete sequence:
ACCAATTTATTTGACTCTAGTAATCCAAAGCCATAAATTCCCAATGGATTATTACTCTTTCTGGGCCCTTTTATTCCAGTTAGAATAGCTGGTGATATGGGTCCAGATGCGAGGATCTCTTTCAATTTCAACCCCCTACAAAAGTTAGATATTACATTCACCTGCCTTCAATTGACAAACTTACCTAATAGTTCCATTTGCACAAGCAACCCAGACAATGTGATCGAATATATCTACATCTACAGCCGAGATCTCGAAGCCTAAACCCATTCGGGATTTAAAAACAGGCTTGTCATCATTATTGCATTCTAGAGTTGCCACGTCTCCCACATCCGTAGCCACTATCGCCATGTTATCGCTAATAGCGACTACTGTTGTAAAGGTAGCCTGCGAAAAGTCACCAAGCACCACATTTCTACCCGATAAGACGCCAGCTTTAGGGTCTATTTGCTGTTTCTTGTTGATAGGCGCTGTGGAGTTCTGGCCATCGACCGACCACAACCGAACATGACGAACACCTACAGTTACAACATAGGATGAGGGGCCCATCCATTTCATATCGTTGATGACTGAAATACACCTATTTGTCGCATGCAGGCGAATTGAGCCTTCTTTTAGTGCTAACGACCAAATATGTAAGAAGCCATCATTCGTAGTTCCCAAAGATGCAAGATACTTATTACAAGGACTGAAGGCAAGGGACTTGATTCCAAATCTGTGTTCATTTAGAATTGCAAGCGGTAATGAGCTGGAATCGGGAGCCGTCGAATATATGAATATACGAGGTTGATGTCCAACCTCACCTACTGCTAGTAGTTTACCATCAGAAGACAAGGCTACTGAGCTAGTAGTTTTCATTTTATCTTTTGCTGAAGGCACACTCCGTGATCCTGGTGAGTGTGGATAatcgccagcagcaggtgaGTTTCCACCAAGTACTGACAAAGTATCGTCGTTGTTTTGTCCGGAGGGAAGAATTGGAGTCAAGACCGTTCCTGGTCGATTAGGGTTTTCAGCCCCAACAATTAAGTAACCATATGAATCCCTTGGTAAAACACCACCATTATAGAGAGCAGGAATAGAGGAGGCGTCAAACATTGTGCGCCAGGTTGACCAACTTAAACTGGTAGGACTATTGGCAGCTGCTTGAATCATTTGCACTACCTTAGTTGACGTGCAAAAGAATCGTTGAGAGACGACAGAACCGTTGCTCGTGTCCAGCCGAGCAAGAACAgatccagctccagcagtGTACGTAATTAATGGCCCCACGGTACAAAAAGCTGACTTTGACTGTGCTGTGGTACCTATTacttttttgattcttAGTCTGATCTGATCCGCAACGTGGCCACCGGGGGTGCCAAATTCTGACATTGAGGAGCTATGCCCTTCCGCTTTTAGCCTCGAGTTAATATCATCTGCTGGCGTTTGGgacagagaagaagaggtgaCGGATTTGCGGGATTCTTCTGCTAATGGggtttctttcttttcagcGGGACCCAAATGCGAAACAAAGTTTGAATCCGTTGGAGAAGGCGACGGTGAAGGTAACATAGGAATGAGAGAAGGGGCGAGTCCACTAACAAAAGTTGAATCTTCAGTATTCTCCCTGACAAGGTTGTCCTCTTTTTCTCCATTCATCTTACCTTGAACGTGTTTGTCGTTTATATCTGATTCTTTCATATCATGCCGAGGAAATGCAGATGGTCGAGATTTGGCTAGTACGGATGAAGGTGTCCGTTAGACAAGCATGTAAATCTCTTAACTGGGCCAACTCTTCAAAGGTTGTAGTAGACTATTATGATTAATAACTGTCTATGTCTTAACCTGTATGAATAAATCTTAAAGCTTATCCTAAGGCACAGACCCTGCTTTCGAGTCTAAGTTCGGGAAATTACTTGTTTACATGTGGGTTAGGGTGTATATCTTATTCCGTATCCAGAGGCATGCATGTTTAATGTTCAGGGGCGGGTCTGAAGCTGGTCATGTAGGGACGGCAATAGAAAATACAACTCACCTTATCATAATCATAACAGCTAGACtacattattattattattattattatctatCAAATTATACATATAATATCATCATAAATCATTACATATCTCTGAGAGCTGAATACTCTCTAGAGGTCTTAGAGGACTTGTGGAATAGTCGACTAAACCAGGAACGATGTGATTGGGCATCCCCGGTCTCAATACCCATTTCCTGCATTTGTCCATAGACGACTTCCTGTGACCCATTAGAAATCCATTTAGGTGGTCGCCATGTTTGTAACAGCAAGGAGGATAAAAGTACACTGACGCTACTCATTGCCATAGCAGCACTAGCCATCATTGGGCTAATCATCATCCCAAATGGAAGGAATATACCCATAGCGAACGGAATCATAACGACGTTATAAATAAGGGCGGCCACCAAGTTGAATTTGATCCGACTATAAGCTCTTCGGCTTAAATCAAACGCAGCTGCGATATCCAGCAAAGCATTTTCTCTTAAAAGcacaacatcagcagcctcaaTCGCCACATCTGTAGCACCCACCATGGCAATACCGAGAGAAGCCGACGCTAAAGCGGGAGAGTCATTTATTCCATCTCCAACCATAGCGATATATCTACGAGATGAAGACGCAGACAGAAGCTTGTACGATTCGGTATTGGGATCAGCCTCAAATTCGTCACCTTCAATTAGGTCACCTTGAAGTCGTCGAATAATCTCAATTTTACCAGCAGGTGAAACACCAGAAAATATTAGCGAGGGAGAGATGCCTACAGCTTCGCCAACCTTAGCAGCTACTTGTGAGTTATCACCGCTGACCATGCCAACCTCGAAACCAAGGGCTTTAAGAGCACTGACTGCCTCAGCTGCCTCAGGTTTGATGGGGTCGCTCAGCTGCACAAGACCGGCATATTGGCCATCAATTGCCACCAAAGCTAGAGTGTCGCAGATCTCATCAATCACAAGATCATCTGACGGCTGATTCTTGTCACTGTGAATGCCGGGAACACCCTCGATATTCAACCGGGAAAGCATAGCAGCACTGCCGATAATAACATCATGTGAGACGTCAGAATTGAGTTTAACCGTTGCTCGCACACCTTCTCCGACAAAAGCAGTGAAATCTTCAACGATGCTGTTAAAACTAACATCTTCATCCAAGCCACATACCCTTTTGGCATGATATAACAATGACTTAGCAATCGGGTGCTCACTTCCTTGTTCAGCAGATCCAACAATTAACCAAAATAGATGCTCGGAAAGGGTCTCACCCACTATCTGGCACGAGCTGACAGACATTCTACCATAAGTGAGTGTTCCAGTCTTGTCGAAAAGAACTGTGTCAATCTTGTTGCCTACTTCCAAAGCGCTGCCACCCTTGATGAGAATACCATGCTCAGCACCTACACCCGTAGCGACCATTACAGCAGTCGGGGTAGCTAAACCCAGAGCACAAGGGCATGCAATAACAATCACAGAAATGCATAATCTCAGACAAACCATGAATGGGCCTTCTTCACTGTTGAAGACTGCTGGGCGGATAGACTCAAACAAATGAGCAATAATCATCCATACAGCAAAAGTGCTTAATGCGAGTATCAATACTGTAGGTACAAAGTATCCAGCAGCCCAATCAGCATATCTCTGAACTGGTGCCTTGTTGATTTGGGCATCTTGAACTAGTCTCACAATCTGAGACAGCTTGGTGTTTTGACCTGCTCTAGTGACCTTGCACTCCAGTTTGCCACGGCCATTGACGCTTCCTCCAATAACTGGATTTCCAACACCTTTCAACACTGGGTATGACTCTCCAGTGATTAGTGCTTCCGAAATGTATGAGCTTCCTGTTAAAACAATTCCGTCTGCTGGAACCATTTCTCCCGGTTTGATAATTACCACATCCCCAGGCTGTAAGAGATCCGTAGAGATATGCTTCTCTCTAAGTAAGACAGTGGGCGTTCCTTCCATCTGTTTCAGTGACTTGTAATATTGTTCAGGCTCTTCATAAATAACAGCAGACGAAGGAACTAAAGAAATCAGTCTTGATAGAGCAACTGAAGTTTGGCCCTTTGCACGACTTTCGAGATATTTACCAAACACAACGAAAGTGAAAATCATTGCTGATGTTTCCCACAGAGTAGCAGGATGTTTGTCACTTCTCGTGACTAATGCATAGATACAGGAGATTAATGAAAACACATATGAGCAAGTCGTCGACATGGCTACAAGCACATCCATATTAGGAGCCCCGTTCTTCATAGCTTTATAAGCATGTTTATAAAACTTTTTACCGATTCCAAATTGAATGTAGAAAGTGAGGATGAAGTTGATCAAATCATCCCAGTATAATGCAAGGTGTGGCGTAACAGGGGTCTTTAAAAATGCTAAAAAAGGTAGCGTGTTGGGTACAAGcttggtgatgatgacaactGGTATAGACAGACAAACGCATATAATAGTATGTCGGAAGTACTGTTTTATTTCCTTGACTCTTGCTAATGCTTGAATCTGCGATGTATTGTCGGCAGACTGAGCGAGAATAGCGTCAAACCCAATATCCTCTATAGCAGAAATAAGGACTCTAGGACCCAGGACAATATTGGGATCATAAGCTATCCTAGCTTCTTCAGTAGTCAGAGAAACCGTAGCCGATTTGACTCC
This window harbors:
- the CCC2 gene encoding Cu(2+)-transporting P-type ATPase CCC2 (Cu(+2)-transporting P-type ATPase; required for export of copper from the cytosol into an extracytosolic compartment; has similarity to human proteins involved in Menkes and Wilsons diseases; protein abundance increases in response to DNA replication stress; affects TBSV model (+)RNA virus replication by regulating copper metabolism; GO_component: GO:0005794 - Golgi apparatus [Evidence IEA,IEA]; GO_component: GO:0016021 - integral component of membrane [Evidence IEA,IEA]; GO_component: GO:0016021 - integral component of membrane [Evidence ISM] [PMID 12192589]; GO_component: GO:0016020 - membrane [Evidence IEA]; GO_component: GO:0012510 - trans-Golgi network transport vesicle membrane [Evidence IDA] [PMID 9325307]; GO_function: GO:0005524 - ATP binding [Evidence IEA]; GO_function: GO:0019829 - cation-transporting ATPase activity [Evidence IEA]; GO_function: GO:0019829 - cation-transporting ATPase activity [Evidence IDA] [PMID 15078884]; GO_function: GO:0019829 - cation-transporting ATPase activity [Evidence IMP] [PMID 7708696]; GO_function: GO:0005507 - copper ion binding [Evidence IEA]; GO_function: GO:0005507 - copper ion binding [Evidence IDA] [PMID 17961510]; GO_function: GO:0043682 - copper-transporting ATPase activity [Evidence IEA]; GO_function: GO:0016787 - hydrolase activity [Evidence IEA]; GO_function: GO:0046872 - metal ion binding [Evidence IEA,IEA]; GO_function: GO:0000166 - nucleotide binding [Evidence IEA,IEA]; GO_process: GO:0006812 - cation transport [Evidence IEA]; GO_process: GO:0006879 - cellular iron ion homeostasis [Evidence IMP] [PMID 7708696]; GO_process: GO:0060003 - copper ion export [Evidence IMP] [PMID 7708696]; GO_process: GO:0006825 - copper ion transport [Evidence IEA,IEA]; GO_process: GO:0006811 - ion transport [Evidence IEA]; GO_process: GO:0008152 - metabolic process [Evidence IEA]; GO_process: GO:0030001 - metal ion transport [Evidence IEA]; GO_process: GO:0055085 - transmembrane transport [Evidence IMP] [PMID 7708696]; GO_process: GO:0006810 - transport [Evidence IEA]) codes for the protein MGGKSTVTLSIEGMTCGACVASITSSLEGMNGIESASVSLITERAVVIFDKLVTDDKSIKEKIEDCGFDAKILDVEEDSEDSHNTDFSPNGESSQALLNSSDNSESLGRERGALTPTVAATEHVKLKVFGMTCSACSSSIENALSQVNGVKSATVSLTTEEARIAYDPNIVLGPRVLISAIEDIGFDAILAQSADNTSQIQALARVKEIKQYFRHTIICVCLSIPVVIITKLVPNTLPFLAFLKTPVTPHLALYWDDLINFILTFYIQFGIGKKFYKHAYKAMKNGAPNMDVLVAMSTTCSYVFSLISCIYALVTRSDKHPATLWETSAMIFTFVVFGKYLESRAKGQTSVALSRLISLVPSSAVIYEEPEQYYKSLKQMEGTPTVLLREKHISTDLLQPGDVVIIKPGEMVPADGIVLTGSSYISEALITGESYPVLKGVGNPVIGGSVNGRGKLECKVTRAGQNTKLSQIVRLVQDAQINKAPVQRYADWAAGYFVPTVLILALSTFAVWMIIAHLFESIRPAVFNSEEGPFMVCLRLCISVIVIACPCALGLATPTAVMVATGVGAEHGILIKGGSALEVGNKIDTVLFDKTGTLTYGRMSVSSCQIVGETLSEHLFWLIVGSAEQGSEHPIAKSLLYHAKRVCGLDEDVSFNSIVEDFTAFVGEGVRATVKLNSDVSHDVIIGSAAMLSRLNIEGVPGIHSDKNQPSDDLVIDEICDTLALVAIDGQYAGLVQLSDPIKPEAAEAVSALKALGFEVGMVSGDNSQVAAKVGEAVGISPSLIFSGVSPAGKIEIIRRLQGDLIEGDEFEADPNTESYKLLSASSSRRYIAMVGDGINDSPALASASLGIAMVGATDVAIEAADVVLLRENALLDIAAAFDLSRRAYSRIKFNLVAALIYNVVMIPFAMGIFLPFGMMISPMMASAAMAMSSVSVLLSSLLLQTWRPPKWISNGSQEVVYGQMQEMGIETGDAQSHRSWFSRLFHKSSKTSREYSALRDM